The following are from one region of the Trichoplusia ni isolate ovarian cell line Hi5 chromosome 1, tn1, whole genome shotgun sequence genome:
- the LOC113493356 gene encoding phosphatidylinositol 4-kinase alpha isoform X6: MDENEFFRQTVQHLARCLSSINPTPWEKVNTLFMLCPQASSSLVITPRSQEASIALGLYFLQSNLQHQDKLLPYFLKVLKCLSTAKFEEPLCRIKNGDRIPMSEKFSFCLNTLLSDVATKQPSLREEIITAQIELMSSLTKIIMTCHENKDYASIITKLQLCKSTIPVLVGLARSMGRYATVDPPLLCRLFPQPPSPVKTKEPEPNFEYSTLDKKRKFNQFRPIIPRSLSGNLNPNNENIFESGTDLDGTGTLKRGSLHSYNSVPYDPTTYFFHKFGSSFNQFPYMRFSESPEKRINVQFYVTYLQSILSLAKKMLTKDLLAFLDEEAEDIYASGQIQVFPYKSFSETLNLVMVTLLRELLQHQKDLPGPFTKDVQEFVKCLFLSGQTELQSRHHDASEREDRESNFATVNKFKVNVMANSACVDLLVWAIGDETVDEDYHVPALINALTILIGADSLCGRLTEKINSNHNHKLILAHMPLLMVCLEGLGKLATKFPTIANTSIYCLRDFLVTPSPILFKLHKLELEKTGKEHMKVTFKSTPFEKLRDAAIENLCVALEAALTVDPYCVPALVGSVSNRLFTAETSDSESSLISTNIVIMLGHVAVALKDTPKTTDTILQFFQQSLYTRLCRAPSSLDTLIVDQLGCMALASPEGPAHDEIMRMFTVITVEAASAAYHHTDDRKQYRHVSGAVLNALANIAANVRGTTARLELLTRLLELFVQLGLGGERATDRSPAPVLKASGSAGNLGVLIPVIAVLVKRLPPIKNPKPRLHKLFKDFWLYCVVMGFTAAESAMRKRLWPQEWYAGVKEIAVKSPFLVSQTSLRSEMRELQYTSAVRNDSVSINELQELKTQISNLLDHPPEVTVVVNKLTFAPCMYLLSVYWLETLRVSNSPEPSLQPIIEYLSDSALQKDKTGMWQCVASVGDKVFQKFLDVMSDKVKDESRERELEGHAQFLLVNFNHIHKQIRRVADKWLAGLVDRFPHLLWNCRVLWSMLDILQVLSFSLELDANQETPLLKVPGTDFTLQLQDTLEGRECIVKDFADRCHGIVQEAMKWAPQSTRSHLQEYLNQVPNSTLWHHCGLALATGALLGAAGLNRMSAPLPRAALEKRPPCVTQDSAALLAVVSQRSRYAGEISGAVNAEGGGEAAVWRVGARLHAALRDACVSGSETSHRAALWRATALLVHARHHSPHAAHSHTAPTARGLLHSVAWSQVEIFTEDAVTTAVECWQWLTTSRPDLEIRLTQEIFSAWQCTVDRKMGLFSRENDEISPLAAHEGAKLEPRPPFVAPHAVWVRYLCEVAETAKYNSLEKVEMLASLLHRSLPITVGDVRDHINRHVEAVGVRFRLLSCGLSLLQGDILPRSIARNILRERVYSACLDYFCRGLQCPAKGSSALREDIISLTKFWQLMHSDKKYLKSSDIGGEFELMGPSSQQSVYTSNSPTDNRSSVNSSDIGSRQTTGWINTVPMSTTNLSSGAGSITGKRSNRSVKPATKTQDTFVKDYVRKRNLILELMAVEIEFLVTWHNPHSRPEQAVPGEDNIATWRSKPNTDRSWRDQAKLAWDISPTLAVFLPERLKNEGIVMEIRRKVQAQPTAVCHIPQALKYLVTTETLLNDAHELVHMITWARVTPVEALSYFSRQYPPHPLSAQAAVSTLTSYPSSAVLLYIPQLVQALRHDTMGYVAELIKSLAKKSQVVAHQLIWNMHTNMYTDEEMHNRDPALYDILEGLTKNIVDGLSGPAKAFYEREFDFFSQITNISGIIRPFPKGAERKRACLDALKNVKVQPGCYLPSNPDSMVLDIDYKSGTPMQSAAKAPYLARFRVRKYGIDEMESVAMAISAGEEPPTCLQIYFNKKRRSTDFEEGKDRFTGIASEVWQAAIFKVGDDVRQDMLALQVISLFKNIFQQVGLDLYLFPYKVVATAPGCGVIECVPNAKSRDQLGRQTDIGMYEYFIKKYGDETSREFQAARRCFVTSMAAYSVIGFLLQIKDRHNGNIMLDTDGHIVHIDFGFMFESSPGGNLGFEPDIKLTDEMVMVMGGKMEAPPFRWFCELCVQAFLAVRPYQEAIISMVSLMLDTGLPCFRGQTIRLLRSRFAPNSTEQEAAAYMLSVIRNSFLNFRTRTYDMIQYYQNQIPY, from the exons ATGGACGAAAACGAGTTCTTCAGACAGACTGTGCAACATCTTGCGCGATGTTTATCCAGTATAAACCCTACGCCATGGGAGAAG GTGAACACGCTATTCATGTTATGTCCGCAAGCCAGCTCATCACTGGTCATAACTCCTCGCAGTCAGGAGGCATCCATAGCTCTCGGTCTGTACTTCCTCCAAAGCAACTTGCAGCACCAGGACAAACTCCTGCCATACTTCTTAAAAGTCCTCAAATGTTTGTCTACCGCAAAGTTTGAGGAGCCACTGTGCAGAATAAAAAATGGGGACC GTATACCAATGTCCGAGAAATTCAGTTTTTGCCTCAACACTCTCCTCTCCGATGTTGCTACAAAGCAACCGTCACTCCGAGAGGAAATCATCACTGCTCAAATCGAGCTCATGTCCAGCCTTACGAAGATCATAATGACATGTCATGAGAACAAAGATTACGCAAGCATAATAACAAAGTTACAGCTCTGTAAAAGCACTATACCAGTTCTGGTAGGGTTGGCAAGGTCCATGGGCCGGTATGCGACAGTCGACCCGCCTCTCCTCTGCCGCCTCTTCCCCCAACCCCCAAGTCCAGTCAAAACTAAGGAACCAGAACCAAACTTTGAGTATTCCACTCTGGATAAGAAGAGGAAGTTCAACCAGTTTCGACCGATCATCCCCAGATCGTTGTCGGGAAATTTGAATCCGAATAACGAGAATATTTTCGAAAGTGGGACGGACCTTGATGGCACCGGTACTCTGAAGAGGGGGTCCCTCCATAGTTACAATTCTGTTCCGTACGACCCTACAACATATTTCTTCCATAAGTTTGGATCCAGTTTCAACCAGTTTCCGTACATGAGGTTCTCAGAGTCTCCTGAAAAGAGGATTAATGTGCAGTTTTATGTGACGTATCTCCAGTCTATATTGTCGCTGGCTAAAAAGATGCTGACCAAAGATTTGCTGGCGTTTTTGGACGAGGAGGCGGAGGATATTTATGCTTCGGGTCAAATTCAA GTGTTCCCATACAAATCATTTTCGGAGACATTGAACCTGGTTATGGTGACGCTTCTGAGAGAACTACTTCAGCATCAGAAGGATTTGCCAGGACCCTTCACCAAAGATGTTCAG gaaTTCGTGAAATGTCTGTTCCTAAGTGGTCAGACGGAACTCCAAAGCCGTCATCACGATGCTTCAGAGAGAGAAGACCGCGAGAGCAACTTCGCAACTGTGAACAAATTCAAAGTTAATGTAATGGCGAATTCGGCCTGCGTCGACCTACTTGTGTGGGCTATTGGTGACGAAACAG TTGACGAAGACTATCACGTGCCAGCTCTTATAAACGCTCTAACAATATTAATAG GTGCTGACTCATTGTGTGGACGTTTGACGGAGAAGATAAACTCGAATCATAATCACAAGTTGATACTGGCCCATATGCCTTTGTTGATGGTCTGTCTTGAA GGCTTAGGTAAATTAGCAACGAAGTTCCCGACTATAGCGAACACTTCTATCTACTGTCTTCGAGACTTTCTGGTGACTCCATCACCAATACTCTTCAAGCTTCACAAGTTGGAGCTCGAGAAGACTGGCAAAGAACACATGAAGGTCACAT TTAAATCTACGCCATTCGAGAAGCTTCGGGACGCCGCGATAGAGAACCTGTGCGTGGCGCTGGAGGCCGCGCTCACTGTCGACCCCTACTGCGTGCCCGCGCTAGTGGGCAGCGTCAGCAACAGGCTGTTCACTGCTGAGACCAGCGATAG TGAATCTTCCCTCATCAGTACAAACATAGTGATCATGTTGGGTCACGTGGCCGTAGCTCTCAAAGACACGCCGAAGACTACTGACACCATACTACAGTTCTTCCAACAAAG TCTGTACACCAGGCTGTGCCGGGCTCCATCATCGCTGGACACTCTCATAGTGGATCAGCTCGGTTGTATGGCGCTGGCCAGTCCTGAGGGACCTGCGCATGATGAGATCATGCGGATGTTCACGGTCATCACGGTGGAGGCTGCCAGTGCCGCGTATCATCACACTGATGATAGGAAGCAGTATAG GCACGTATCTGGCGCCGTATTGAATGCGCTCGCGAACATAGCGGCGAACGTACGCGGTACCACAGCTAGACTCGAACTGCTGACTCGTCTGTTAGAGTTGTTCGTACAACTGGGCTTGGGAGGAGAGAGGGCGACAGACCGGTCACCAGCCCCCGTGCTCAAGGCGTCCGGCAGTGCGGGCAATCTTGGTGTACTTATACCTGTTATTGCG GTTCTCGTAAAACGCCTACCGCCTATCAAGAACCCAAAGCCGCGACTCCACAAGTTGTTCAAAGACTTCTGGCTGTACTGCGTCGTCATGGGTTTCACCGCGGCTGAATCAG CTATGCGAAAGC GCTTATGGCCGCAAGAATGGTACGCTGGTGTAAAAGAGATAGCAGTAAAATCTCCTTTCCTTGTCTCGCAAACGTCGTTACGATCAGAAATGCGCGAGCTTCAATACACGTCCGCTGTCCGCAACGACTCTGTATCAATTAACGAGTTGCAAGAGTTAAAAACTCAGATTTCGAATTTGTTGGATCACCCGCCCGAAGTGACGGTAGTCGTCAATAAGCTGACGTTCGCGCCGTGCATGTATCTGCTGAGCGTTTATTGGCTGGAGACGTTGAG AGTATCGAACTCTCCGGAGCCAAGTTTACAACCGATAATAGAGTATTTAAGCGATTCAGCGCTACAGAAGGACAAGACCGGTATGTGGCAATGTGTGGCAAG CGTCGGTGACAAAGTATTCCAGAAGTTTCTAGACGTTATGTCAGACAAGGTCAAGGACGAATCTCGCGAGAGGGAGCTGGAGGGTCACGCGCAGTTCTTGCTCGTGAACTTCAATCATATACACAAGCAGATCAGGCGGGTCGCTGACAAGTGGCTCGCAGGGCTGGTCGACAGGTTCCCGCATCTGCTGTGGAACTGTAGG GTACTATGGTCCATGTTGGATATACTCCAAGTATTAAGCTTCAGTTTAGAACTAGATGCTAATCAAGAAACGCCATTACTAAAAGTACCGGGAACCGACTTCACTTTACAATTACAAGACACATTAGAAGGCAGAGAG TGTATTGTAAAAGATTTCGCCGACCGTTGCCACGGCATAGTGCAGGAGGCAATGAAATGGGCGCCACAGTCAACACGGTCGCATTTACAAGAATATCTTAATCAG GTCCCCAACTCGACCCTGTGGCACCACTGCGGGCTGGCCCTGGCCACGGGCGCGCTGCTGGGCGCGGCGGGGCTCAACCGCATGTCGGCCCCGCtgccgcgcgccgcgctcgagAAGCGCCCGCCCTGCGTCACGCAGGACTCCGCCGCACTACTCGCTGTCGTGTCGCAGCGCAGTCGCTATGCGGGTGAA ATCTCCGGCGCGGTGAACGCGGAGggcggcggcgaggcggcgGTGTGGCGCGTGGGGGCGCGGCTGCACGCGGCGCTGCGCGACGCCTGCGTGAGCGGCAGCGAGACCTCGCACCGCGCGGCGCTGTGGCGCGCCACGGCGCTGCTGGTGCACGCGCGCCACCACtcgccgcacgccgcgcactCGCACACCGCGCCCACCGCGCGCGGCCTGCTGCACTCCGTGG CGTGGTCCCAAGTGGAGATCTTCACCGAAGACGCAGTAACCACAGCAGTGGAGTGCTGGCAGTGGTTGACGACCTCCCGCCCTGACTTGGAGATCAGGTTGACTCAGGAAATCTTCTCCGCTTGGCAATGCACTGTGGACAGAAAGATGGGGCTGTTCTCCAGGGAGAACGATGAGATTAGCCCGTTGGCTGCCCATGAAG GTGCTAAGCTAGAGCCTAGACCGCCATTCGTTGCGCCCCACGCAGTATGGGTTCGATACTTGTGCGAGGTCGCCGAGACAGCCAAGTATAACAGCCTGGAGAAGGTGGAAATGTTGGCCAGTTTGCTGCAtag GTCCCTGCCTATAACAGTAGGTGACGTACGGGACCACATTAACAGGCACGTTGAAGCTGTCGGTGTTCGATTCAG GCTGTTATCCTGCGGCCTATCCCTCCTGCAAGGCGACATCCTCCCGCGGTCTATCGCTCGCAACATCCTCCGCGAGCGAGTGTACAGCGCCTGCCTGGACTACTTCTGCCGCGGCCTGCAGTGTCCCGCTAAGGGGTCCAGTGCGTTGCGAGAGGATATCATCTCGCTCACCAAGTTCTGGCAGCTCATGCACTCCGATAAGAAGTATTTGAAGAGCAGTGATATTGGGG GTGAGTTCGAGCTGATGGGTCCGAGCAGTCAACAAAGTGTGTACACATCCAACTCGCCGACTGACAACCGTTCATCAGTCAACAGCAGCGATATAGGAAGCCGACAGACTACGGGATGGATTAATACT GTACCGATGTCAACAACCAACCTGAGCAGTGGCGCAGGCAGTATTACTGGCAAGCGATCAAACCGCAGCGTCAAACCCGCCACCAAAACACAGGACACCTTCGTTAAAGACTACGTCAGGAAAAGGAACCTCATTCTGGAACTTATG GCAGTTGAGATAGAGTTCCTGGTGACCTGGCACAACCCTCACAGCCGGCCCGAGCAGGCTGTCCCGGGGGAAGACAACATCGCCACGTGGCGCTCCAAGCCAAACACGGATCGCTCCTGGCGTGACCAGGCCAAGCTTGCCTGGGATATAAGTCCCACGCTAGCCGTGTTCCTGCCTGAGAG ATTGAAAAACGAGGGCATAGTAATGGAAATCCGTCGTAAAGTGCAAGCGCAGCCGACCGCCGTGTGTCACATACCGCAGGCACTCAAGTACCTAGTCACTACTGAGACACTGCTGAATGATGCTCATGAG CTCGTCCACATGATAACGTGGGCCCGCGTGACCCCAGTAGAGGCCCTCTCGTACTTCAGCCGGCAGTACCCGCCGCACCCGCTGTCCGCGCAGGCCGCCGTCAGCACTCTGACGTCATACCCCTCCTCCGCCGTACTGCTGTACATACCGCAGCTGGTGCAGGCCTTGAGACACGATACT ATGGGCTACGTAGCGGAACTGATAAAGTCTTTAGCGAAGAAGTCACAAGTCGTGGCTCATCAGCTGATATGGAATATGCACACAAACATGTACACAGACGAGGAAATGCATAATAGGGACC CTGCCCTCTACGACATTCTAGAAGGTCTGACTAAGAACATAGTGGACGGTCTCTCGGGCCCCGCGAAGGCATTCTACGAACGAGAGTTCGACTTTTTCAGCCAGATCACGAATATAAGCGGTATCATACGACCGTTCCCGAAGGGGGCCGAGCGGAAACGAGCGTGTTTGGATGCGCTGAAGAATGTTAAG GTGCAACCAGGTTGCTACTTACCATCAAACCCAGATTCGATGGTTCTTGATATCGACTACAAGAGCG GTACACCTATGCAGAGTGCTGCGAAGGCTCCCTACCTAGCAAGGTTCAGGGTTCGGAAGTACGGTATAGATGAGATGGAATCAGTAGCTATGGCGATCTCGGCTGGAGAGGAACCGCCCACG TGTCTACAAATATACTTTAACAAGAAGCGTCGATCAACTGATTTC GAGGAAGGTAAAGACAGGTTCACGGGCATCGCGTCCGAGGTCTGGCAGGCGGCCATCTTTAAAGTGGGCGATGACGTCAGACAGGACATGTTGGCCCTACAAGTGATCTCCCTCTTCAAGAACATCTTCCAACAAGTCGGCCTGGATCTGTACTTGTTCCCGTATAAAGTTGTTGCTACTGCGCCTGGG TGCGGTGTGATAGAGTGCGTCCCTAACGCGAAGTCACGTGACCAGCTCGGCAGACAGACCGACATCGGCATGTACGAGTACTTCATCAAGAAGTACGGAGACGAGACCAGTCGAGAGTTCCAG GCTGCTCGTCGTTGCTTCGTAACTTCAATGGCCGCGTACAGTGTGATCGGGTTCCTGCTGCAGATCAAAGACAGGCATAACGGCAACATCATGTTGGACACAGATGGACACATCGTGCACATAG ATTTCGGCTTCATGTTCGAGTCGTCCCCCGGCGGTAACCTAGGCTTCGAGCCTGACATCAAGCTGACTGACGAGATGGTGATGGTGATGGGCGGCAAGATGGAGGCGCCGCCCTTCCGCTGGTTCTGCGAGCTCTGCGTGCAAGCCTTCCTAGCTGTCAG ACCTTACCAAGAAGCAATCATATCGATGGTCTCTCTAATGCTGGACACCGGTCTCCCCTGCTTCCGAGGGCAGACCATTCGTCTCTTGCGATCCCGCTTCGCCCCGAACTCCACCGAGCAAGAGGCAGCCGCCTACATGCTCTCCGTCATCAGAAACTCCTTCCTCAACTTCAGAACGCGAACTTACGATATGATACAGTATTATCAGAACCAAATACCTTATTAG